Part of the Flavobacterium sp. MDT1-60 genome, TCAATATTTTTAGGTTAGAAAAATACAATAAAATATGCTTTTTAAAAAATATAAATTTCCCTGAGCTAAAAAGGTTTTAGATACCTTTGATTGACTAAAAATGCTATACAATTATGAAAAATTATATTTTCATTCTGGTTCTTTTTTTTACAACATTTATCTATGCTCAAAAAATAGAAAGTTACAGACTGACAAAAGAACAAATTATAGAACGCGAACTGGATGGCACAACAGATTTTCCAATCTATAAAGCGTTTGAATATTGGGATAAAGGCGGTGTTTATGAATTGCTTTTATGCGAAAATCAAAAAACAATTAGCAAAAAAGATACTCTAAACACAAAAATCCAAGCCATCTGTACGATAAATGATCATGGTGGTTTTCTTGAAAAATGGCGTATAAATGATCTTCTTGAAACTACAGAACCAAAAGAAACCAATATTTGGTTCTGGACAAAATATTGCAGTACGAAAGACATTGACACAGACGGTTATATTGATCCTATACTAGTTTATGGAACAAGAAATGAAAATGATGAAATAAGTCGCGTTAAAATCATTACTGTTTACAAAAACAAAAAATATGTGATTCGCGCTGTCGAATGCGATTTAGATTATTGCAGAAGTTTTAAAAAAGATGCAAATTGGAATTTATTGCCGCAGAAAATAAAAACCAATGTAGATAAATTAGTCGAAAAAATAAGAAAAGATCAGGGGCTATTATTGAAAGATGGTTAGGTCTAAATTCCAATTTTAAAATTCCAAATTCCAAACTTCAATTGATGAATGTCATATAAAAAAACTGATGTTTTTTCGCTTCTCTAAACTGGACTGAAGTCCAGCCCTACAATATTTTAGAGCCTACGGCTCTTTTTTACAGCTTGCGCTTTAGATTTTCTTTTACTTCTTCAAACCATTCGTCTTTAAGAATACTCAAAACAATAGAATCACGACGAACTTCACTGTTTGAGGTTGGCATGTGGCTTCTTAAAACGCCTTCAACTTTACAGCCTATACTTTTCATTGCAGCAATACTTCTTTCATTGTTATTATCAGCGCGGAATTCTACTCTTTCTAATCCGAGAGTTTCAAAAGCAAATTGAAGTAATAGGAATTTACAATGCTTATTAAGACCCGTTCCTCGAAAAGCAGAACCGTACCAGGTATAGCCTAACTGTAATGTTTTATAGGAAAGCTGAATGTCATAAAAACGCGTTGAACCAGCGTATTTTTGAGATTTTTTATCGAAAACAATGAACGGAAATTCTCTTTTTTCGTCTCTTGCTTTTATGGCAGATTGAATATAGTTGATCAGGTTTTCTTTTCCGTCTGCTCCTACTAAAGAATATTTCCAGGTTTCTGGTTCATTTATTGAGATTTCTAATAAATTTTCAACATCTGATTCTTGCAATGGACGCAATAAAACTAAATCGTCTTCTAAAATAATATTGTCTGAGAAACTGAAATTATATTCTTGATTCATATTTTATTCTTTTTAAATTCTCTATAAATTTTTCGTGTCTATTGACTGAGGTTTGTAAAGATATTTGAAAAAAAATAATTGACAGAAAAAATTACGTTGATTCACTAATTAATTTTTCAAAAAAAACAACTTTAAAATAAGATTTTTCTTTCTTTATTTGTATTATTGCAATTATTTTAAATTAAGATTTTGAATATTTTATTAGCCTCGCAAATAGCATTAAAAAAGGATTTTGGAGATACTTTTTGGTATGACTTATTAATTGCCTTATTTACAGGAGTATTATCTTGCTTAATATTTTATTTAGCACTTCGCATATTTAAACCCAACATTAAAACATGTAGTATTCTTTGTAAAGAAAATGAAACTTTTGATAGTGAAACAAAAACCAGATATTACTTAAAATTTATAAACAAAACTTATTCAGATATCGAAAACGTATCTATAAATCTATTACTTATAGAAGACTATATTCATGGAAGTGGTAAAAATTTTATCGGAAAAGAATTAAAACTAAAACGATATGATTTTAAAAATATTCCTGGCAAGTGGAAAAAAAATAAAGAGATTCACAATAATTGCGTTCAGATGTTAATTGACGAAGATTTGGAAGACCTATGGGACGGAAAAAAAGAATACCTGGAATTACAAATTGATTGTACGCATTCTAAAAGTGGAAGAAGGCTGGTGCATGTACAAAAATACACAGATGTAAAAAATACAATCAAAAATGGGCGTTTTGATTCAGGCGAAAACTTTAACATTATATAAAACTAAACTAATATTTAAATTTGTAATTTTATATATCAAAACTAAAAATCATGAAAAACGATATTATTTGGAAATAGTTGAAAATAGCAAAACTATTCCTCTTTGATGATAAACAAAAAACCTCTAATTAATTAGAGGTTTTTTGTTTAGTATTTCTCGTTTATTCACTCATTTCGTCATAACGTTCCGGTACTTGTGGGTCATATAACGGGCATTTGAATTCTTCCATCAGTTCAACTAACTTATTCATGGTTTTGCCTTCGGTTCCGTAACAGTCGATTTTGATGCTTTGTGAGGTTGAAATTACTTGAAAGGCGCCTTTTCCAGAGTTATTTTTCCAGCTGTTTTCATCTACTTTTTCCCATTCTGAGAAAACAGAATTGATTCGATTCATAATAACCTCAACCGGAAGTATTTCCAAACCTTCAACTTGTTCTTTTTCAAGAAGCGCTTCGTAAACTTCGTGATGATTTAAATAAATCTCATCTAAATATCTCCAAAAAAGTAGTTCGTACATAGCTTGTGTTTTATAAACCATATAAGTTATATAAGAAATATAATCTACATTCCTTAATTTAAAAATGGCGTCAAGCTCATCGAAGTAAAGGAATTAGATTACCTGGACTTCGCTAAGCTTGACATTTATTTCATTAAGTTTAAATGAACTTATATTACTTATATGGTAAAATATTTTTTAATATATAAAAGTACCGTATTCGCTGGTAATCGTTAATTTCTTAGTATCTGCAGCTTCTACTCTACCTACTATTTGTGCATCAACATTAAATGATTTTGAAATCGCAATAATATCTTGTGCAATGTTTTCAGGAACATAAATTTCCATACGGTGTCCACAATTGAAAACCTGATACATTTCTTTCCAGTCTGTTTTTGATTGTTCCTGAATTAATTTGAACAATGGCGGAACCGGAAATAAATTATCTTTTATAATGTGTAAATTCTGAACGAAATGTAAAATTTTAGTTTGTGCTCCTCCACTGCAATGCACCATTCCGTGAATTTCGTTTGGAGTATAAGTATCTAAAATTTTCTTGATAATTGGTGCGTAAGTTCTAGTTGGAGAAAGTACCAATTGACCAGCATTTATTGGGCTATTTTCAACTTCATCAGTTAAGTTTACCTGACCTGAATAAATTAATTCTTCAGGAACAAGTGCATCATAACTTTCAGGATATTTTTTAGCTAAATATTTTCCAAAAACGTCGTGGCGTGCAGAAGTTAATCCGTTACTTCCCATTCCGCCATTATAGCTTTTCTCGTAAGTTGCCTGACCAAAAGAAGCCAAACCAACAATTACGTCACCGGCTTTAATGTTTGCATTGTCGACAACATCACTGCGTTTCATACGTGCCGTTACAGTTGAATCTACAATTATAGTACGAACAACATCCCCAACATCTGCAGTTTCGCCGCCTGTTGAATGAATGGTAACGCCAAATGATTTTAATTCGTTGATTAATTCTTCTGTTCCGTTGATAATTGCCGAAATAACTTCTGCCGGAATTAAGTTTTTGTTTCTTCCGATAGTAGAAGAAAGCAAGATATTATCTGTTGCCCCAACACATAATAAATCATCAATATTCATGATTAAAGCATCCTGAGCAATTCCTTTCCAAACAGAAATATCACCAGTTTCTTTCCAATACATATACGCCAGAGACGATTTTGTACCAGCACCATCAGCATGCATAATTAAGCAATGCTCATCGTCCTGAGTTAAATAATCAGGTACAATTTTACAAAATGCCTGAGGAAATAAACCTTTATCAATATTTTTTATGGCGTTGTGTACGTCTTCTTTTGATGCTGAAACACCTCTTTGTGCGTACCTTTTGCTAGAATCTGAACTCATGAAAATTAGTTTGTGTTGATGTGGTGCAAAGATAATCCCTTTTTTTAATTCTTTGATTGATTCGTATGTCTGATTCATAAAAAAAATCGGCAGTATTTGAATACTGCCGATTTCTCAGATTTATTATCTTGGTTATTCTGGTTTTTGCTGGTTATCTTCAATTCCCTATTAAGGGAGTTTAAAATAAATATATTTAGCTTCTGTATGATGACTTCCAAAGTGTGCAGTAAACAAAAGATGCACCTAAAAACAACAACGCAAGGGCTCCTATAATTAAGTTTTTCATAATAAATATATTTAAATGGTTATTAACACATTATATTATGCAGGTATACTTTTGGGGCGGAAATTCAGGGCAGGAAATTAGATATTGTGAAAACCAATTTTCTTTTTTTTTGATTTCATATTTCAAAATTAGAAAACTTATCGAAAGATTTTCAGCTGTAAACATTTATTTTTTAGAGCTTTAATGCCTTTCCGATGAAATACAAAATTTTTACGACCAAATACTGTTTTCCTCTTTTTTGTTAATAGGAAAAAAGCTATTTGTTAGTTTTTTTACTTTTTAAGAATTCAGATGATATAAAAAACCTGTCTTAAAGACAGGTTTTTTTAGAAGTATTTTAAAAATATTATTTTGTAAATAACAATTCTCTGTATTTTGTTAACGTCCAGCTTTCGTCGTCAACCAATAACTCTAATTTGTCACAGTGATTACGGATATCTTCAAAATATGGTTTTACGTTATTACAATAAGCTTCAGCCATTTTTTGGGCATCTGTCAATTGATTAGCTTTTTTTCTTTCGTTGGTCATCGCCAGTACTTTAGAATTAATTCCTTCAATATGACCCGAAATTTCTTTAATTAAAACGATTTGTTCTTTAGCAATAGTTTCAAATTCTTTTCCGAAAATTTCTTTTAAACCTTTTACGTTTTCAATCAAAGTGTTTTGGTAACGAATGGCTGTCGGAATAACATGATTTCTCGAGATATCTCCTAAAACTCTTCCTTCAATCTGAATTTTTTTAGTGTATTCTTCCAATTCAATTTCGTAACGAGCTTCAGCTTCAACGTGATTCAGAATTCCTAATTCATCAAATAAATCAAGTGCTTGTTTCGAAACTTTAGCTTTAATCGCTTCCGGAGTAGTTTTAAAGTTACTTAAACCTCTTTTAGCCGCTTCCTTTTCCCAGGCATCGCTATATCCGTCACCTTCAAAAAGTATTTTTTTAGATTGTTTGATGTATTCTCTCAAAACATTAAAAATAGCATCGTCTTTTTTCATGTCTTTTGAGTCGATCAAATTATCAACTTCTATTTTAAAATCTTTCAATTGTTTGGCCACAATTGCATTTAAAGTTGTCATTGCGTTCGAACAGTTTGCATTCGAACCAACCGCTCTAAACTCAAATTTATTTCCAGTAAAGGCAAAAGGTGAAGTTCTGTTTCTGTCTGTATTGTCTAAAAGAACGTCCGGAATTTTACCCACAACATTCAGTTTTAAATCTGTTTTTTCTTCCGGGGATAATTTACCAGTTGTTACACTTTCTAATTCAGACAAAACTTTCGTTAATTGCGCTCCGATAAAAACAGAGATAATTGCCGGTGGCGCTTCATTTGCTCCTAACCTATGATCATTACTTGCTGTTGCGATAGAAGCCCTTAATAAAGTTTCATAATCATTTACCGCTTTAATCGTATTGATAAAGAAAGTCAAAAACTGTAGATTACTCATCGGTGTCTTACTCGGACTTAATAAGTTAACTCCAGTATCTGTTGCCAAAGACCAGTTATTGTGTTTTCCTGAACCGTTTACACCTTTAAATGGTTTTTCGTGAAATAAAACTTTAAAATCGTGACGTTCTGCTACTCTTTGCATCACATCCATTAATAAAGAGTTATGATCTACCGCAAGATTTGTTTCTTCAAAAATAGGTGCCAACTCAAATTGATTTGGTGCCACCTCGTTATGACGTGTTTTTACCGGAATTCCCAACAACATACATTCCTGTTCTAAATCTCTCATATACGTTAAGGCACGAGTTGGAATAGAACCAAAATAATGATCATCTAATTGTTGTCCTTTTGCAGATGTATGTCCTAGTAAGGTTCTTCCTGTCATCATTAAATCAGGACGGGAATTGGCTAATGATTTATCTATAAGGAAATATTCCTGCTCCCAGCCTAAAGTTGCTGTTACTTTTTTGACATTTTTATCAAAATACCTGCATACCTCAGTTGCAGCTTCATCCATAGCAGATAATGCTCTTAATAACGGAATTTTATTATCTAAGGCTTCACCTGTATAGGCTATAAAAACGGTTGGAATACATAAGGTAGTTCCATAAATAAATGCCGGAGATGTAGGATCCCAGGCTGTATAACCTCTGGCTTCAAAAGTATTTCTGATTCCGCCGTTCGGGAAACTTGACGCATCTGGCTCTTGTTGTACCAATTGTGCTCCACCAAATTTCTCTACAGGATCACTTCCATCATAAGAAATATCAAAAAAGGCATCATGTTTCTCGGCCGTTGTTCCTGTAAGCGGCTGAAACCAGTGTGTATAATGCGTAACGCCTTTAGCCAAAGCCCATTCTTTCATTCCCATGGCGATATAATCTGCAAGTTTTCTCTCTATTTTAGTTCCGTGCTGAATAGCATCCCTAACTCCTTTTAAAGCATCAGAAGTTAAATATTGCTTCATTGCTTTTTCATTAAACACATTTGAACCAAAAATGTTAGACTTTCTATCAATTTCTTCAAAATGTA contains:
- a CDS encoding M949_RS01915 family surface polysaccharide biosynthesis protein, with the protein product MKNYIFILVLFFTTFIYAQKIESYRLTKEQIIERELDGTTDFPIYKAFEYWDKGGVYELLLCENQKTISKKDTLNTKIQAICTINDHGGFLEKWRINDLLETTEPKETNIWFWTKYCSTKDIDTDGYIDPILVYGTRNENDEISRVKIITVYKNKKYVIRAVECDLDYCRSFKKDANWNLLPQKIKTNVDKLVEKIRKDQGLLLKDG
- a CDS encoding GNAT family N-acetyltransferase encodes the protein MNQEYNFSFSDNIILEDDLVLLRPLQESDVENLLEISINEPETWKYSLVGADGKENLINYIQSAIKARDEKREFPFIVFDKKSQKYAGSTRFYDIQLSYKTLQLGYTWYGSAFRGTGLNKHCKFLLLQFAFETLGLERVEFRADNNNERSIAAMKSIGCKVEGVLRSHMPTSNSEVRRDSIVLSILKDEWFEEVKENLKRKL
- a CDS encoding AIR synthase related protein, translated to MSSDSSKRYAQRGVSASKEDVHNAIKNIDKGLFPQAFCKIVPDYLTQDDEHCLIMHADGAGTKSSLAYMYWKETGDISVWKGIAQDALIMNIDDLLCVGATDNILLSSTIGRNKNLIPAEVISAIINGTEELINELKSFGVTIHSTGGETADVGDVVRTIIVDSTVTARMKRSDVVDNANIKAGDVIVGLASFGQATYEKSYNGGMGSNGLTSARHDVFGKYLAKKYPESYDALVPEELIYSGQVNLTDEVENSPINAGQLVLSPTRTYAPIIKKILDTYTPNEIHGMVHCSGGAQTKILHFVQNLHIIKDNLFPVPPLFKLIQEQSKTDWKEMYQVFNCGHRMEIYVPENIAQDIIAISKSFNVDAQIVGRVEAADTKKLTITSEYGTFIY
- a CDS encoding glutamine synthetase III encodes the protein MSTLRFQALKEASTRKPVHFEEIDRKSNIFGSNVFNEKAMKQYLTSDALKGVRDAIQHGTKIERKLADYIAMGMKEWALAKGVTHYTHWFQPLTGTTAEKHDAFFDISYDGSDPVEKFGGAQLVQQEPDASSFPNGGIRNTFEARGYTAWDPTSPAFIYGTTLCIPTVFIAYTGEALDNKIPLLRALSAMDEAATEVCRYFDKNVKKVTATLGWEQEYFLIDKSLANSRPDLMMTGRTLLGHTSAKGQQLDDHYFGSIPTRALTYMRDLEQECMLLGIPVKTRHNEVAPNQFELAPIFEETNLAVDHNSLLMDVMQRVAERHDFKVLFHEKPFKGVNGSGKHNNWSLATDTGVNLLSPSKTPMSNLQFLTFFINTIKAVNDYETLLRASIATASNDHRLGANEAPPAIISVFIGAQLTKVLSELESVTTGKLSPEEKTDLKLNVVGKIPDVLLDNTDRNRTSPFAFTGNKFEFRAVGSNANCSNAMTTLNAIVAKQLKDFKIEVDNLIDSKDMKKDDAIFNVLREYIKQSKKILFEGDGYSDAWEKEAAKRGLSNFKTTPEAIKAKVSKQALDLFDELGILNHVEAEARYEIELEEYTKKIQIEGRVLGDISRNHVIPTAIRYQNTLIENVKGLKEIFGKEFETIAKEQIVLIKEISGHIEGINSKVLAMTNERKKANQLTDAQKMAEAYCNNVKPYFEDIRNHCDKLELLVDDESWTLTKYRELLFTK